The Streptomyces kanamyceticus genome window below encodes:
- the tgmC gene encoding ATP-grasp peptide maturase system methyltransferase, with product MTDTAYERRALADRLTKAGILSSPRWRAAVEAVPRELFLNPGVFLPAEGGRWQPVTAVGTDPAQWVKIAYRDESLTTQLDGHLTADQASGPVTGSPTSSSTTPVTVVDMLEKLEVEDGHQVLEIGTGTGYSSALMCFRLGEDNVTTIEVDPDVSARADAALETAGYSTWTLTGDGLLGHPRRAPYDRVIATCAVRRIPYTWIRQTKPGGIVLTTVGGSWHYGTGLAKVTVADDGTAEGQIIGRSSFMQARSQAEVPIGGDLSARTAYADSEHETKVSPLLLEDWMPAFLAQLAAPGARFTRATSLEGNRLLHLFDPDRESFASFTENDGTWTVRQGGPTALWDTIEQALTAWQDADRPDITEVRLRVTKKAHTYWIDGHPALRWQHDLI from the coding sequence ATGACCGACACCGCCTATGAGCGGCGCGCCCTCGCCGACCGCCTGACGAAGGCGGGCATCCTCTCCAGCCCTCGCTGGCGGGCGGCGGTGGAGGCCGTTCCCCGCGAGCTGTTCCTGAACCCCGGAGTGTTCCTGCCCGCGGAGGGGGGCCGGTGGCAGCCGGTGACCGCGGTCGGCACCGACCCGGCCCAGTGGGTAAAGATCGCGTACCGCGACGAGTCCCTAACCACCCAGCTTGATGGACACCTCACCGCCGACCAGGCCAGCGGCCCCGTGACCGGCTCCCCGACCTCCTCCTCCACCACGCCGGTCACCGTCGTGGACATGCTGGAGAAGCTGGAAGTGGAGGACGGCCACCAGGTCCTGGAGATCGGCACGGGAACCGGCTACTCCTCCGCCCTGATGTGCTTCCGCCTCGGCGAGGACAACGTCACCACCATCGAGGTGGACCCGGACGTCTCGGCCCGCGCCGACGCTGCCTTGGAGACCGCCGGATACTCCACCTGGACCCTCACCGGAGATGGACTCCTCGGCCACCCCCGCCGCGCGCCGTACGACCGGGTCATCGCCACCTGCGCCGTACGCCGCATCCCCTACACCTGGATCAGGCAGACCAAGCCGGGCGGCATCGTCCTCACCACGGTCGGCGGTTCCTGGCACTACGGCACCGGCCTGGCGAAGGTCACCGTCGCCGACGACGGCACCGCCGAGGGCCAGATCATCGGCCGCAGCTCCTTCATGCAGGCCCGGTCCCAGGCGGAAGTACCCATCGGCGGCGACCTGTCGGCCCGCACCGCCTACGCCGACAGCGAGCACGAAACCAAGGTGTCCCCGCTGCTGCTGGAGGACTGGATGCCAGCGTTCCTGGCCCAGCTCGCTGCCCCGGGGGCGCGCTTCACCCGCGCCACATCGCTGGAGGGAAACCGGCTGCTGCACCTCTTCGACCCGGACCGCGAGTCCTTCGCCTCCTTCACGGAGAACGACGGCACCTGGACCGTCCGCCAGGGCGGCCCCACGGCGCTGTGGGACACGATCGAGCAGGCCCTCACCGCCTGGCAGGACGCGGACCGCCCCGACATCACCGAGGTACGGCTCCGCGTCACGAAGAAGGCCCACACCTACTGGATCGATGGCCACCCCGCGCTCCGCTGGCAGCACGACCTCATCTGA
- the tgmB gene encoding ATP-grasp ribosomal peptide maturase produces MTDERPVLVATEADDLTADMVINELNRRGVPVTRFNPADIGAALTVSAQFGSCPAPVAGQLRTPSRTVDLAQVRSVYWRRPVWPAFGHLGPDDARFAAAQTRYGLGGTLYALDGPLWVNHPLHNAAADYKPAQLAIAQRLGLTVPPTLVTNDPHEARAFVGSHDQVIFKTLRWTPYQRDGVPVTGWADPVTATEINESVAVVPHLFQAVVDKAADLRVLVVGREVFAVRIESEMLDWRKDYSALSYRVVDLPGRVEKALLAYLEHFGLVSGSFDLAVDKAGDLWWLELNPNGQWGWLEESTDLPMSAAFADLLTQGVAP; encoded by the coding sequence ATGACCGACGAGAGGCCGGTGCTCGTGGCCACCGAGGCGGATGACCTCACCGCCGACATGGTGATCAACGAGCTGAACCGGCGAGGCGTGCCGGTGACCAGGTTCAACCCCGCCGACATCGGGGCGGCCCTGACGGTCTCCGCTCAGTTCGGAAGCTGCCCGGCCCCCGTGGCCGGGCAACTCCGCACCCCGTCGCGGACCGTGGACCTGGCCCAGGTCCGGTCGGTGTACTGGCGCCGCCCGGTGTGGCCCGCCTTCGGCCACCTCGGCCCGGACGACGCGCGGTTCGCGGCGGCCCAGACCCGCTACGGGCTCGGCGGCACCCTGTACGCCCTCGACGGGCCGCTGTGGGTCAACCACCCACTGCACAACGCCGCCGCCGACTACAAGCCCGCCCAGCTCGCCATCGCCCAGCGCCTTGGGCTGACCGTGCCGCCGACGCTCGTCACCAACGACCCGCACGAGGCGCGGGCCTTCGTCGGCAGCCACGATCAGGTGATCTTCAAGACGCTCCGGTGGACGCCCTACCAGCGCGACGGCGTTCCCGTTACCGGGTGGGCCGACCCGGTCACCGCGACCGAGATCAACGAGAGCGTCGCCGTAGTGCCGCACCTGTTCCAGGCCGTGGTCGACAAGGCAGCAGATCTGCGCGTGCTGGTCGTCGGCCGCGAGGTGTTCGCCGTACGGATCGAGTCCGAGATGCTGGACTGGCGCAAGGACTACTCGGCCCTGTCCTACCGCGTGGTGGATCTGCCCGGCCGGGTGGAGAAGGCGCTCCTCGCCTACCTGGAGCACTTCGGGCTGGTGTCGGGGAGCTTCGACCTCGCCGTGGACAAGGCCGGTGATCTCTGGTGGCTGGAGCTGAACCCGAACGGACAGTGGGGGTGGCTGGAAGAATCCACCGACCTCCCGATGTCCGCCGCATTCGCTGACCTGCTGACGCAAGGAGTTGCGCCATGA
- the tgmA gene encoding putative ATP-grasp-modified RiPP, translating to MSTAVEPRVRPWGADRLAPYPTVTHRPHTTVTLDPDSQLGVFTDHVGTVIEMGKHGTSKGTETSTTTNSDSAPDQGSDQDDEQD from the coding sequence ATGTCCACCGCAGTTGAGCCCCGCGTGCGTCCCTGGGGAGCCGATCGGCTCGCCCCGTACCCGACCGTCACGCACCGCCCGCACACCACGGTCACGCTCGACCCCGACTCCCAGCTCGGCGTCTTCACCGACCACGTCGGCACGGTGATCGAGATGGGCAAGCACGGCACCAGTAAGGGCACCGAGACGAGCACGACCACGAACTCGGACTCCGCGCCCGATCAGGGGAGCGACCAGGACGACGAGCAGGACTGA
- a CDS encoding XRE family transcriptional regulator, translating to MAEAIGVDLATWQGWETGRRPLANVKAGALLNIRRRLLALGADPHVLHLLDPAMDADRVITSTIHPEINDLHPLASWVHTRDTAHMIAWALNGTAPRALVRSATTGRRGPVAKAPLLPTSDRDVFFAHLRETAESALRAGDGGLLLHRQTLYLCSYDRGSEATSWMVHALHGRRDLISARGWTPHWATARSTAAALVRLGDRQPLLDFIERGLADDDSAEIANLNYWAYWLGSIREPQPDDGFMRRGPTNWEPVRLLRGLAAGLQQAPAYMDLYVHSLWALLTTNRWLPLADPVLADKLAAHTARLLDHDGISPRARRELSSVHYVLRENRT from the coding sequence ATGGCCGAAGCGATCGGCGTCGATCTCGCCACCTGGCAGGGCTGGGAGACCGGACGACGACCGCTCGCCAACGTGAAGGCCGGGGCCCTCCTCAACATCCGGCGCCGGTTACTCGCGCTCGGCGCGGACCCCCATGTCCTTCACCTTCTCGACCCGGCGATGGACGCGGACCGCGTCATCACCTCCACGATCCATCCGGAGATCAACGACCTTCACCCTCTCGCGAGTTGGGTGCACACCCGCGATACGGCCCACATGATCGCCTGGGCGCTGAACGGGACCGCTCCACGCGCTCTCGTTCGCAGCGCGACGACGGGACGTCGCGGCCCCGTCGCCAAGGCCCCGCTCTTACCCACGTCCGACCGCGACGTGTTCTTCGCGCACCTCCGGGAGACCGCCGAATCCGCGTTGCGCGCCGGAGACGGCGGTTTGCTGCTGCACCGCCAGACCCTCTACCTCTGCTCCTACGACCGAGGCTCCGAGGCGACGTCGTGGATGGTGCACGCGCTACACGGCCGCCGCGACCTGATTTCCGCACGCGGCTGGACCCCGCACTGGGCCACCGCAAGGTCAACCGCCGCCGCGCTGGTACGGCTCGGTGACCGTCAACCGCTGCTCGACTTCATCGAGCGAGGCTTGGCGGACGACGACTCCGCAGAGATCGCGAACCTCAACTACTGGGCCTACTGGCTCGGTTCGATCCGCGAGCCGCAGCCAGACGATGGCTTCATGCGGCGCGGCCCAACCAACTGGGAGCCCGTACGGCTCCTTCGGGGCCTCGCCGCCGGTCTTCAGCAGGCTCCGGCGTACATGGACCTCTACGTCCACTCACTCTGGGCCCTCCTCACTACCAACCGGTGGCTACCCCTGGCAGATCCCGTCCTCGCTGACAAGCTCGCCGCGCACACCGCCCGACTCCTCGATCACGACGGGATCTCCCCGCGAGCCAGGCGGGAACTCAGTTCGGTGCATTACGTTCTACGCGAGAACCGCACATGA
- a CDS encoding HD domain-containing protein: MADTEQEQAKGTTGFLLEMGMLKRAKRSGWWIAGVKDPETIAEHSFRVALIGSVLAMMEGADPAKTALLGLWHDTQETRVSDIPHIGRRYLEAASNEKVTADQVSAAHPAVKAGAQRIVEEYENGDSLEVICAHDADKLECLLQAVEYREQGCSNVQPWIDSSVAKLKTTSAQSLADAALTMTSIEWQQTYLR; encoded by the coding sequence ATGGCGGACACAGAGCAGGAGCAGGCAAAGGGCACCACGGGCTTCCTGCTGGAGATGGGGATGCTCAAGCGTGCCAAGCGGTCGGGCTGGTGGATCGCCGGGGTCAAGGACCCCGAGACCATCGCCGAGCACAGCTTCAGGGTCGCGCTCATCGGCTCCGTGCTCGCCATGATGGAGGGCGCCGACCCGGCGAAGACCGCCCTCCTCGGCCTGTGGCACGACACCCAGGAGACCCGCGTCAGCGACATCCCCCACATCGGCCGCCGCTACCTCGAAGCCGCCAGCAACGAGAAGGTCACCGCCGACCAAGTATCGGCCGCACACCCGGCGGTGAAGGCCGGGGCCCAACGGATCGTGGAGGAGTACGAGAACGGCGACTCCCTCGAAGTCATCTGCGCGCACGACGCCGACAAACTCGAATGCCTCCTCCAAGCTGTCGAGTACCGCGAACAGGGCTGCTCGAACGTCCAGCCCTGGATCGACAGCAGCGTCGCCAAGCTCAAGACCACCTCCGCGCAGTCCCTCGCCGACGCCGCGCTCACCATGACCTCGATCGAGTGGCAGCAGACGTATCTCCGCTGA
- the mobF gene encoding MobF family relaxase — translation MGWVTMIGPSDGQVEYRLTGGHGCGKSVAVDAAPLIAAIEAKAEAAGAPVASLLANREAKRAFFRARGLLRSKGAARFTGFDAVEVAAAAGLDARDLYGEQALPPRASDGQVDYHLDASERPLVWIGGGLTEFDITPGSTLVPEQFAAARRLMLGEDPRTGQTRVEPKLAIASAAKLPAAPLARAIRRAAAERSVNPTSLLDSKRKQDAFRRMESQLKRFGETHRVPVSTVLKLADAVGINAVDLYGEDTVEKAVAAEAGGHLDARALLRAVEARAAETGQQPADLFDAASMKRRYAQTEGEGGRRLRDLPMDVREAVAMAKAAGLTPEDVWDAEEIKAALLEGRVQVGNRGADVTLDLAKSKSAFLAYAPEEIAAQVEGIYTTAGRESIGALERWTAYAMRGHHGDGEEAEIVKTSGFSGWMMVHRAARPVDGAPYGDPHFHLHFTLANMVKGADGKWSTMASGGRDLHRHTRATQSLMNARIRRELTDTFGISFRREERTGAWEIAAIPEATIRLFSKRDSQVRDLLTKLGIDYDSATTRERTAASTASKAAKNGEAAGVGDDVLRAYWQAEGRAAGDDPDAIAASAMEQDRADQNPTLDELCAQVFDPKTGLTSHSKEFTHAAAIAAVLDALPYGVADAAEAEQLTNSVLRQAGYAVQLSPKGAQHFAHAERYTTADVVAAEALIVSEATNRLGTQAAVVSSDTVDMTLSTVEAQHGGSFTFSDEQRAVLERLLTAGHGIDAVVGIAGAGKTTIMDTARQAWEAHGLVIAGASTAAVAAANLKAEAGIESRTLASWLTGIRNGGSGLTGVDVLVVDEAAMCDDRDIAELLTHAAETDTKIVGIGDPKQLHSPGIGGSFAAVHHIVGGLTLSQNFRQKDMVERRALELWRDDNRVESLRIFAGTGRVHALADKDATLAAMLTVWADKRAAHTDDHTAVQQLLMLAATNEIVEELNTGARALRKENGDLTGPEHAYALPGGGELTLSVGDQVLLRVNDYRGKKSRGASEDVLNGYRGIVRAVDEERRVLVEWREKTEDGHRDVAEWIDADYIAQGGLSLGYAITGHKSQGLTVQEALVYGPGAQANALYTMMSRDKAESHLFLPLSVYETDADRARHGDALTDQEQLDRAVSGLIREIENGTEERMILTELPKNAVPAHVRQAVADLPIPRAPGADEHHDADTPEETPDHEDRPILANAEPTTESATRSEPAPTADRPYAHLGNSALRDAVRKAAIAARATTAAADKAEGAADRAEQEAAAGAGPKSLALQRRHQDVAERAVAIREVLLLDGTIAERTARLNGTEARIGGLEQQLAATGRFGRAALRGDERAAVEADREALLRTREETVQELEQMDTRLQDVTRQAGPVNEYEAVLREADMPQQEKAALLRRAKAKDNEAAKQLRAEAIKARSTAHGADHRMSGLQKEASLRAEHGRQHVDAEEAAAPSSPKPDSSYANRTAMGHTQAAPPDSAHDAPPV, via the coding sequence ATGGGATGGGTGACCATGATCGGCCCCTCCGACGGGCAGGTTGAGTACCGCCTTACCGGCGGCCACGGATGCGGGAAGTCCGTCGCGGTCGACGCCGCGCCCCTCATTGCCGCCATCGAGGCGAAGGCCGAAGCCGCCGGTGCCCCCGTCGCCTCCCTGCTCGCCAACCGCGAGGCCAAGCGCGCCTTCTTCCGTGCCCGCGGACTCCTCCGCAGCAAGGGCGCTGCGCGGTTCACCGGGTTCGACGCCGTTGAAGTCGCCGCCGCAGCCGGGCTCGACGCCCGCGACCTCTACGGCGAACAGGCCCTTCCCCCGAGAGCCTCCGACGGACAGGTGGACTACCACCTGGACGCCAGCGAAAGGCCCCTGGTCTGGATCGGCGGCGGGCTCACCGAGTTCGACATCACGCCCGGCAGCACCCTCGTCCCCGAGCAGTTCGCGGCCGCCCGGCGCCTCATGCTCGGGGAAGACCCCCGGACCGGGCAGACCCGCGTGGAACCCAAGCTGGCCATCGCCTCGGCCGCCAAACTCCCCGCCGCCCCACTGGCCCGCGCCATCCGTCGCGCCGCCGCCGAACGCAGCGTGAACCCGACCTCCCTGCTCGATTCCAAGCGCAAGCAGGACGCATTCCGCCGGATGGAGAGCCAGCTCAAGCGATTCGGCGAGACGCACCGCGTCCCCGTCTCGACGGTGCTGAAGCTCGCCGATGCCGTCGGCATCAACGCCGTCGACCTCTACGGCGAGGACACGGTGGAGAAGGCCGTCGCCGCCGAGGCGGGCGGTCACCTGGACGCCCGTGCCCTCCTGCGCGCGGTCGAGGCCCGCGCCGCCGAGACCGGACAGCAGCCCGCCGACCTGTTCGACGCGGCGTCCATGAAGCGCCGATACGCCCAGACCGAAGGCGAAGGTGGCCGTCGTCTCCGGGACCTGCCGATGGATGTCCGCGAAGCCGTCGCGATGGCCAAGGCGGCAGGGCTCACGCCCGAGGACGTGTGGGACGCCGAGGAGATCAAGGCCGCCCTCCTCGAAGGTCGCGTGCAGGTCGGCAACCGCGGTGCCGACGTCACCTTGGACCTGGCGAAGTCGAAGTCCGCGTTCCTCGCGTACGCGCCCGAGGAGATCGCCGCCCAGGTCGAGGGCATCTACACGACCGCCGGCCGCGAGTCCATCGGCGCCCTGGAGCGGTGGACCGCGTACGCCATGCGCGGCCACCACGGCGACGGCGAAGAAGCGGAGATCGTGAAGACGAGCGGGTTCTCCGGCTGGATGATGGTCCACCGCGCCGCCCGCCCCGTCGACGGAGCCCCGTACGGGGACCCCCACTTCCACCTGCACTTCACCCTCGCCAACATGGTCAAGGGCGCCGACGGCAAGTGGTCCACGATGGCCAGTGGGGGCCGCGATCTCCACCGGCACACCCGCGCGACCCAGTCCCTCATGAACGCCCGCATCCGCCGCGAGCTGACCGACACGTTCGGCATCAGCTTCCGTCGTGAGGAGCGGACCGGAGCCTGGGAGATCGCAGCGATTCCCGAGGCCACGATCCGGCTGTTCAGCAAGCGCGACAGCCAGGTCCGGGACCTGCTGACGAAACTCGGCATCGACTACGACAGCGCCACGACCCGCGAGCGTACCGCCGCCTCCACCGCGTCCAAGGCCGCGAAGAACGGCGAGGCCGCCGGGGTCGGGGACGATGTTCTCCGCGCCTACTGGCAGGCCGAGGGCCGGGCGGCCGGAGACGACCCCGACGCCATCGCAGCCAGCGCGATGGAACAGGACCGAGCAGACCAGAACCCCACCCTGGACGAGCTGTGCGCCCAGGTCTTCGACCCGAAGACCGGTTTGACCAGCCACTCCAAGGAGTTCACCCACGCCGCCGCCATCGCCGCCGTGCTGGACGCCCTCCCGTACGGCGTCGCGGACGCCGCCGAGGCCGAACAGCTCACCAACTCCGTACTGCGGCAAGCCGGGTACGCGGTCCAGCTCAGCCCGAAGGGCGCCCAGCACTTCGCGCACGCCGAGCGGTACACCACGGCGGATGTCGTGGCGGCCGAAGCGCTGATCGTCTCCGAAGCCACGAACCGGCTCGGGACTCAGGCCGCCGTCGTCAGCAGCGACACGGTCGACATGACGCTGTCCACCGTCGAGGCCCAGCACGGTGGCAGCTTCACGTTCTCCGACGAACAGCGTGCCGTCCTCGAACGGCTGCTCACGGCCGGGCACGGAATCGACGCCGTCGTGGGCATCGCCGGAGCGGGCAAGACCACGATCATGGACACCGCGCGGCAGGCGTGGGAGGCGCACGGTCTCGTCATCGCCGGCGCGAGCACGGCCGCCGTCGCCGCCGCGAACCTGAAGGCCGAGGCGGGCATCGAGTCCCGCACCCTCGCGTCCTGGTTGACCGGCATCCGCAACGGAGGCTCCGGCCTCACCGGCGTGGACGTGTTGGTCGTGGACGAGGCCGCGATGTGCGATGACCGCGACATCGCCGAACTCCTCACCCACGCCGCGGAAACCGACACGAAGATCGTCGGTATCGGTGACCCCAAGCAGCTCCACTCGCCCGGCATCGGCGGTTCCTTCGCTGCCGTGCACCACATCGTCGGCGGACTCACCCTCAGCCAGAATTTCCGCCAGAAGGACATGGTCGAGCGCCGGGCACTGGAGCTCTGGCGCGACGACAACCGCGTGGAATCGCTCCGCATCTTCGCCGGGACCGGGCGCGTGCACGCTCTCGCGGACAAGGACGCCACCCTCGCCGCGATGCTCACCGTCTGGGCCGACAAGCGGGCCGCGCACACCGACGACCACACCGCCGTGCAGCAGCTCCTCATGCTCGCCGCCACCAACGAGATCGTGGAAGAGCTGAACACCGGCGCCCGCGCACTGCGGAAGGAGAACGGCGACCTCACCGGCCCCGAGCACGCATACGCGCTGCCCGGTGGCGGCGAGCTGACCCTGTCCGTCGGCGACCAGGTCCTCCTACGGGTCAACGACTACCGAGGCAAGAAGAGCCGAGGCGCGAGCGAAGACGTCCTGAACGGCTACCGCGGAATCGTGCGAGCCGTGGACGAGGAACGCCGGGTGCTGGTCGAGTGGCGAGAGAAGACCGAGGACGGCCACCGCGACGTTGCCGAATGGATCGACGCCGACTACATCGCACAGGGCGGACTCAGCCTCGGATACGCGATCACCGGCCACAAGTCGCAGGGCCTCACCGTCCAAGAGGCCCTGGTCTACGGACCCGGCGCTCAGGCGAACGCCCTCTACACCATGATGTCGAGGGACAAGGCCGAGTCCCACCTCTTCCTGCCGCTCTCCGTCTACGAGACCGACGCCGACCGCGCCCGCCACGGCGACGCACTCACCGACCAGGAGCAGCTTGACCGCGCCGTCTCGGGCCTCATCCGCGAGATCGAGAACGGCACCGAGGAACGCATGATCCTCACCGAACTCCCCAAGAACGCGGTCCCCGCCCACGTCCGTCAGGCCGTAGCGGACCTCCCGATCCCGCGAGCCCCCGGCGCCGACGAGCACCACGACGCCGACACTCCCGAGGAGACTCCGGACCACGAGGACCGCCCCATACTGGCGAACGCCGAGCCGACCACGGAGTCGGCCACACGTTCGGAACCCGCGCCGACGGCTGACCGTCCATACGCTCACCTCGGTAACTCGGCACTGCGTGACGCCGTGCGCAAGGCTGCCATCGCCGCCCGCGCCACGACGGCGGCGGCGGACAAGGCGGAAGGCGCCGCCGATCGTGCCGAACAGGAGGCTGCTGCCGGAGCAGGCCCCAAGTCGCTCGCGCTCCAACGCCGTCATCAGGACGTTGCCGAACGGGCCGTGGCCATCCGCGAAGTCCTGTTGCTGGACGGCACGATCGCGGAACGCACCGCTCGACTGAACGGCACAGAAGCCCGTATCGGAGGTCTTGAACAGCAGCTGGCCGCGACGGGCCGTTTCGGCCGGGCGGCACTCCGTGGTGACGAGCGTGCTGCGGTCGAGGCAGACCGGGAAGCACTCCTTCGTACCCGTGAGGAGACCGTCCAGGAGCTGGAGCAGATGGACACGCGGCTCCAGGACGTTACCCGGCAGGCCGGACCCGTCAACGAGTACGAAGCAGTGCTGAGGGAAGCGGACATGCCGCAGCAGGAGAAGGCCGCGCTGCTTCGGCGGGCCAAGGCCAAGGACAACGAGGCAGCCAAGCAGCTCCGGGCCGAGGCCATCAAGGCTCGCAGCACTGCTCACGGCGCAGACCACCGCATGTCCGGCCTCCAGAAGGAGGCGAGTCTGCGAGCTGAGCACGGGCGTCAGCACGTCGACGCCGAAGAGGCCGCGGCGCCCTCATCTCCGAAACCCGACTCCTCGTACGCCAACCGAACCGCGATGGGCCACACACAGGCCGCACCGCCGGACAGCGCTCACGACGCACCGCCCGTGTAG
- a CDS encoding DUF6211 family protein, protein MLCDRHADCPQPGDIAQLTTGNSIDADPTDCFVIVEDFPPTGRHLVLNLPADHPGRADWAAAVPLADIATLTRLEPAGSRTWAPAPDPDDIQ, encoded by the coding sequence ATGCTATGCGACCGACATGCCGACTGTCCCCAGCCCGGGGACATTGCCCAGCTCACGACGGGTAACAGCATCGACGCCGATCCCACCGACTGCTTCGTCATCGTCGAGGACTTCCCCCCGACCGGCCGACACCTCGTGCTCAACCTGCCCGCCGACCACCCCGGCCGCGCCGACTGGGCCGCCGCCGTCCCCCTGGCCGACATAGCAACCCTCACCCGGCTCGAACCAGCGGGCAGCCGTACGTGGGCGCCCGCCCCGGACCCGGACGACATCCAGTGA
- a CDS encoding DUF6349 family protein translates to MTATVAEPTGARARQTYYWRVRNARTRHRPVSAAQAWHIQPGHPGGAYSDLGHELDPPAHHTPTLLSRTRPTGRRGEKQEFRGGCLACPWEGPVHCGDGFGDGDNEAVEQAHDHAFPGWRTLPTLTTFEDRWAVPRSGSRWAQHTARYPADWIDQGAPVVAWRRYRREAHAPPHAGRPRYELRVARPPIDRDRRPADQGALF, encoded by the coding sequence GTGACCGCCACCGTCGCCGAGCCGACCGGAGCACGGGCACGGCAGACGTACTACTGGCGAGTGCGCAACGCGCGGACACGCCACCGACCCGTGAGCGCGGCCCAGGCGTGGCACATCCAGCCCGGACACCCCGGCGGCGCGTACAGCGATCTCGGCCACGAACTGGACCCGCCCGCACACCACACCCCGACCCTGCTCTCCCGCACCCGGCCGACCGGCCGCCGGGGGGAGAAGCAGGAGTTCCGTGGGGGGTGTCTCGCGTGCCCGTGGGAGGGCCCCGTCCACTGCGGCGACGGGTTCGGGGACGGCGACAACGAGGCGGTGGAGCAGGCACACGACCATGCGTTCCCCGGCTGGAGGACGCTGCCGACGCTCACCACCTTCGAGGACCGATGGGCCGTCCCGCGGAGCGGGAGCCGCTGGGCTCAGCACACCGCCCGCTACCCGGCCGACTGGATCGACCAAGGCGCCCCCGTCGTGGCGTGGAGGCGGTACCGCCGCGAAGCTCACGCTCCTCCGCACGCGGGACGCCCCCGCTACGAACTCCGCGTCGCCCGGCCACCCATCGACCGGGACCGACGCCCCGCAGATCAGGGCGCCCTCTTCTGA
- a CDS encoding DUF6181 family protein, which translates to MDETTEDRSTTRTPSRRGAATPSRDGVHRLSVPLRPRLSATELIRVLLAAPGETDLTALDPVQVRSLIADVLTQHGYDVLDRSPYYPELDRHQDARRAVRRAYGPRFLDAPDEQSVLADPLREVLAAGSRTS; encoded by the coding sequence ATGGATGAGACGACAGAAGACCGCAGCACCACCAGGACGCCGAGCCGCCGAGGAGCCGCCACTCCCAGCCGGGACGGCGTCCACCGACTCAGCGTTCCCCTCCGCCCCCGGCTCAGCGCGACCGAGCTGATCCGCGTACTCCTCGCGGCCCCCGGGGAAACCGACCTCACCGCCCTCGACCCGGTGCAGGTCCGATCGCTCATCGCCGACGTGCTCACCCAGCACGGCTACGACGTGCTCGACCGCTCGCCGTACTACCCGGAGCTCGACCGCCACCAGGACGCCCGCCGCGCCGTGCGCCGGGCGTATGGGCCCCGGTTCCTCGACGCCCCCGACGAACAGTCCGTGCTCGCGGACCCGCTCCGCGAAGTGCTCGCCGCCGGAAGCAGGACGTCGTGA
- a CDS encoding DUF6197 family protein, with translation MPTRHIPESIVIADTPAAILEWAARHIEHVGIHQGPRLFAGPGRTATLPCWPRGALDVAAGHGRGAAGRTYDWDRINHARDQAFAILAETLAGHPVDADVPTAARTLHREVIDRWSAEPGRTAADAARAFRTAAARAEHALF, from the coding sequence GTGCCGACCCGCCACATCCCCGAGAGCATCGTCATCGCGGACACCCCAGCCGCGATCCTGGAATGGGCCGCCCGCCACATCGAACACGTCGGCATCCACCAGGGCCCGCGTCTGTTCGCTGGTCCCGGCCGTACGGCCACACTGCCGTGCTGGCCGCGCGGCGCCCTCGACGTCGCCGCCGGCCACGGCCGGGGAGCCGCTGGCCGGACGTACGACTGGGACCGCATCAACCACGCCCGCGACCAGGCGTTCGCCATCCTCGCGGAAACCCTCGCCGGGCACCCCGTCGACGCCGACGTGCCCACCGCCGCCAGGACCCTGCACCGCGAGGTCATCGACCGGTGGAGCGCCGAGCCCGGACGTACCGCCGCCGACGCCGCCCGCGCGTTCCGCACTGCCGCCGCCCGCGCCGAACATGCCCTGTTCTGA